CAGGCCGCGGCACTGGGCCATCTTGGCGTCCAGGTTGTCGGCATAGTGCAGGGCCATGGCTTCAGGAGTATGCGGCACGCGCACCGCGCCGAACTCCAGCTCGCCATGGTGGCTCAGTATCAGGTGCTTGAGATGCCGCTGCAACGGCTCCTCCAGCCCGGACTTGGCCAGAAACGGCTCCAGCATTTCAATGCCCAGCATGAGGTGCCCCAGCAGGCGTCCCTCATCGGTATAGTCGTTGGCGATACCGCCCGAAAATTCACGAATCTTGCCAATATCGTGGAACAGCGCGCCCGCAAGAAAGGTCTGCCGGTCGAGTTCCGGATACTGGTCGGCAATGCGGCGGCAAAGTTTGAACACGCTCAGTGTGTGCTCCAGCAGCCCGCCCACATAGGCGTGGTGTACGCCCTTGGCCGCCGGGCATACGCGAAAGGCCGACCGCATTTCGTCATTGTTAAAAAAGCCCTGTACAAACTTGCGCCACGGCGCGTGCACAAATTCCTTCTTGATAAGCTCCTGCAGCTCATCAAGCATTTCATCCAGCGGGTAAGGGCTGGCGGGCATAAGCGCCGAATGGTCTATACTGGCGCTTTCTGCCTCATCAAGAAAACGCATCTGCTCGACCGTAAGCTGCACCTGATCGCGGTACAGACCGGCGCGGCCCTCGGCCCACACCAGTGAACCCGCCGCAATCTCAGTAAATTCGGCGCTCAGTGGGTGCCAGATCTTGGACTCCACGCTGCCGCTGGCATCGGCCAGGGTAAGCCGCCAGTAGGGCCCGTTGCGCGACTGCCCCTGCGCAGCCTGGGTAACCACGAAGATGCCGCGCGCCTCCGAAGCGGGGGCAATATCTTTGACGTAACAGCCTTTTTCCATATATCGTTCCAGCGGCGCGCCTGTGCGCCGGGCATATGCTGTTTTCCGCACGGGCGCATGGCCCGGACTGCGGAACTTTCCTGAAATGTCAGGGCCGCGCAAAACACTGAAACCACGCGGGCCTTAGGGCGAATTTCCCTTCTTTCCGAGGTATTGTCAAATGGACGTTCTTCTGACCAACGACGACGGCATCCGTGCGCGCGGGCTGCGCGCACTCTACGCGGCACTGCTTGAGGCAGGCCACACGGTGCACGTTGTTGCGCCCATGACCCAGCAATCTGGCGTGGGCCACTCACTGACCGTATTCGAACCCGTGCGGGCCATGGAATTTGAAGAACCCGACTTCAAGGGGCTTGGTATTTACGGCACACCCACAGACTGCGTCAAACTGGCGCTGGGCCAGCTGCTGCCCCGCAAGCCCGACATGGTCATTTCTGGCATCAATGCTGGCCCCAACGTTGGCCCGGACATTCTCTATTCCGGCACGGTGGGCGCAGCCACAGAGGCCGCGCACGAAAATTTGCCGAGCATTGCCGTTTCGCACGACTGCTACAAGGTCAAGAATGGCGATCTGCTGCCACAGGCCCGCCACCTGGTGGCGCTGGCCGAGCGCATAGACTGGTCGCAGCTGGGCCGCCGCCGCGTGGTCAACGTCAACTACCCGGCCTGCCCCCTCGACGAAGCCAAAG
The sequence above is drawn from the Desulfovibrio sp. genome and encodes:
- a CDS encoding HD domain-containing protein; the encoded protein is MEKGCYVKDIAPASEARGIFVVTQAAQGQSRNGPYWRLTLADASGSVESKIWHPLSAEFTEIAAGSLVWAEGRAGLYRDQVQLTVEQMRFLDEAESASIDHSALMPASPYPLDEMLDELQELIKKEFVHAPWRKFVQGFFNNDEMRSAFRVCPAAKGVHHAYVGGLLEHTLSVFKLCRRIADQYPELDRQTFLAGALFHDIGKIREFSGGIANDYTDEGRLLGHLMLGIEMLEPFLAKSGLEEPLQRHLKHLILSHHGELEFGAVRVPHTPEAMALHYADNLDAKMAQCRGLFAQIEGEGEAWTPWQATLGRPVHRAARTPDKAAPATRKKAVKEECLSLLKV
- the surE gene encoding 5'/3'-nucleotidase SurE — encoded protein: MDVLLTNDDGIRARGLRALYAALLEAGHTVHVVAPMTQQSGVGHSLTVFEPVRAMEFEEPDFKGLGIYGTPTDCVKLALGQLLPRKPDMVISGINAGPNVGPDILYSGTVGAATEAAHENLPSIAVSHDCYKVKNGDLLPQARHLVALAERIDWSQLGRRRVVNVNYPACPLDEAKGLRVCPQTSAVWVNTYSERLDPRGAPYWWLEGEIPPASIEPGSDKDLLNQGYITLTPLRFDFTDAAGLDALTGMSLG